The window TCGTTCCAGCACAGGATCAGCAATAATTCGCTGCCTTTTGGAGTGGAAGCAGGTGAGGAGATCGCCATTCAGGCGGTGCGTGCGACGACCTGGCTGGAGCATTGAAAACTTTGCAGCCCAAGCTGAAGCCGAATTGCCTAACGAACTTGTTGGCTGAATAGCAAAAGGAGTTGGTTTTGAAATCTGATTTGACCCTGCGAAGCTTTGCGCTGCTTAACTCAAAGGAACTGCCTCACTTTCTTGCGGGCTAGATTATGGATCATTCTTTGGATGTTTTTCCGATAGAAGACTTGGGCATTCCTGCGGATGCGCGAGTTAAACTTAACAGTGAGTTGTCCCGGCCGGAAGACTCTGCCGGGCTGAGCTGTAAAGGTGGGTTCAAATTGGAAAAGAATTCATCGGCTGAGGCAGGGGCTTTGTGCATTCAGGAAATGTTTGAAAAACAAGCTGCCCTTACGCCTGAGGCGGTTGCAGTAGTTTGTCAATGCAGGTGCCTTACATATCGGGAACTGAACGCACGAGCCAATCAGGTGGCTGCAAATTTGCGACAACTAAACGTGGGTCCCGAAGTAATGGTAGGAATCTGCATGGAGCGTTCCTGGGAGTTGTTGGTTGGCATCCTGGGTATTTTAAAAGCGGGGGGAGCTTATCTGCCCCTGGATCCTTCTTATCCCGGCAGCCGATTGAGTCTTATGCTGGAGGATGCACAACCACTGGTCGTCTTAACCCAGGCGAAGTTGTGCAGGACACTGCCTGCCATTGGTACGCGGACAATTTGTTTGGATGCTCTCCCAACCATCGATGAAGTTGAAAATCCAAGTCTCCTAAATTTCCCCGGCAATGTCGCCTATGTGCTTTACACCTCCGGTTCCACCGGCCGGCCCAAGGGCGTGCTCATCGAACACCGGAGTGTGGTGAACCTCCTTGGCTGGGCCCACGAGCTCTACACCCGCGAGGAACTGGCGGGAGTGCTGGCATCCACTTCGGTTTGCTTTGACCTGTCGGTCTTTGAATTCTTTGTCCCCTTGAGCTGCGGGGGCAGGGTGATCCTGGCGGAGAACGCGCTGGAACTGCCCCAGCTCCCGGCCGCAGGCGAGGTGACCCTCCTCAACACCGTCCCCTCGGCCATGGCTGAACTCTTGCGCACGCGCGGCCTGCCCGCCTCCGTGCGGGTCGTCAACCTGGCCGGGGAACCCCTCTCCGCGCAACTCGTGGATGAGCTTTACCGCACCCAGCCCTGCGTCCGGAAGGTGTATGACCTTTATGGCCCGACCGAGGACACGGTCTATACAACCTGTGCCCTGCGCCGGCCCGGCGCCCCCGCCACCATCGGGCGGCCCCTGGCCAACAAGCAGGTTTATATTCTCAATGAGCAACAAGAGCCCGTCCCGGTCGGAGTGCCGGGCGAGCTCTTTATTGGAGGCTCGGGTCTGGCCCGGGGCTACCTCCACCAGGCGCAACTCACGAGTGAAAAATTCATTCCCCATCCCTTCAGTGCCGATCCCTCGGCCCGGCTCTACCGCACTGGTGACCTGGCCACCTATCTGCCTGATGGAAATATTGAGTTCATCGGACGCGTCGATCTGCAGGTTAAGATTCGAGGTCATCGTGTCGAACTGGGTGAAATAGAGTCAGCGCTTAACCAGCATCCAGCCATTCGCGAGAATGCAGTTGTACTCCGGAACGAGGCTGACCAGAAACGTTTGGTTGGGTATGCGGTGGCACGAAGCAAGGAACACCCAACCGCGAGTGAGCTGAGAAGATTTCTCCAAGGTAAATTGCCCGACTACATGGTGCCCTCAACCTTTGTCTGGTTGTCTGCAATGCCATTGACAGTTAACGGCAAGTTGGACCGACGTGCATTACCAGCACCCAACTGTCTACGGCCGGAACTGGATCAAGCATATGTGGCTCCGAAGACCGAGTTGGAAAAGTTTCTGGCAGGAATTTGGTGCAACCTACTCCAACTGGACCGTATAGGGATCAACGACAAGTTTTTTGAATTGGGCGGCGATTCACTTCAGGGAGCTGAATTCATCGCGCAAGTGGAGAAAAAGTTGGGCGAGCAAATATATGTCGTGGTGCTGTTCGAAGCCCCAACCATCGCCCGGTTCACGGAATATTTGGAGATGCATTACGCCACAGCGGTAAGCCGGGCATTTGGGGTTACCCACGATGGGTCGCCGAGAGAGCTTGCTGGAGGGAAGGTGAACGCAAGCAAGCTGGTTTTGGCACGAAGCTTGATAAAACCGCTTCCACCGCGTTCATCCGGGATGGAGTCCAGAGGGAAAGCTCCGGCTCTGTTCATACTAGCACCTCCACGGTCAGGAACATCCTTATTGCGCGTCATGTTGGCGGGCAATCCTGAATTGTTTACCACTTCCGAGCTGCATCTTCTCAACTTTAATACGCTTGGTGAAAGAAAGGCATTCTTCTCAGGCAAATACAGTTTGTGGCTGGAGGGTCTGATCCGCACCGTAATGGAGATCAAACAGTGCAGCCCTGAAGAAGCGGCACAAATTATCGAAGCATACGAGTTTCAAGATCTCTCCACCGCCGATATGTATGCACTCCTGCAGGACTGGATCGGGGGCAGGATGTTGGTGGAAAAAACTCCGGCCTATGGACTGGACATGGAGATTCTAAAGCGGGCAGAGAGTGATTTTGAAAATGCCTTGTATATTCATCTGGTACGTCATCCGGCAGCAATGGTGCACTCATTTGAAAAAAATCATTTGGACCAGGTATACTTTAATTATGAGCATTGCTTCACTGCCAGGGAAGTTGGGGAGTTGTATTGGTTGATAGTCAATCAGAATGCATTGGAGTTCCTGAAAAATATTCCTTCACGTCGTCAGATGCAGATGCGATTTGAGGATTTGGTTGCTGATCCCAGCGGCATCATGCAGCAAATGTGTCAAAACTTCGGGATGAAGTTTCATCCCGATATGATTCAACCCTACAAAGACCCTGACAAGAAAATGCTGGATGGAGTTCATCGCCAGTCCAAGTCGATGACGGATGCAAAGCTGTTCGATTACAAGAGCATTGAGGCAAAGGTTGCACAGCAATCCGTAAAGACGGATGCAACCTTCTTGAGTGATCTCACACGCGAATTAGGAAATAGATTTGGATATAATTTGGATGACAGAGCAGAAGTCGCCGTTAAAGAAAAGTGCGGAAACGCTGCCAACAGGGGCCACCATCTAATTGGGGAGCAAAGGAGGCTCCGGCAGGCTTTTCGAGAACGCCTGATCAACCAACAGGAAATAAAATGAACAGCCGCGAGAATTATCGCGAGGAGATAGCCATCATCGGTATGGCCGGACGTTTTCCCGGTGCGGCCAATGTGGATGATTTCTGGCAAAATTTGTGCCAGGGATTTGAAGCCGTGCGAACCTTTACGGCAGAGGAACTGGCGGAGGCCGGGGTTAATGCGGACATTCTAAAGAATCCGAATTATGTCAATGCCGGGGTAGTGCTGGAGGAGGCGGAGTGCTTTGACGCGGCCTTTTTTGGATACAAGCCGCGGGAAGTCGAACTGATGGACCCACAGCACCGGATCTTTTTGGAATGTGCATGGTCCGCACTGGAGCATGCTGGTTACGATTCCGAGGAATACACTGGACAAATAGGAGTGTTCGGAGCCGTGGCGAGAAACAACTATTTAATACATAATTTATTGCCAAACCGGCAATTGGTTGAATCCGCGGGTCTGCACCAAATGATCATCGGCAACGACAAGGATTATCCTGCCACCCGAGCCGCTTTCAAACTGAACCTTCGTGGACCTAGTTTAAGCGTGCAAACCGCCTGTTCTTCCAGCGGCGTGGCCATCCATCTCGCATGCCAAAGTCTGCTGGCGGGTGAATGTGACATGGCGTTGGTGGGTGGTGGGCGCATTCTGGTGCCAATGACTGCGGGATACTTGTATGAGGAGGGAGGCATTCAATCACCGGACGGACACTGTCGGGCGTTCGACGCCAAGGCCCAGGGGACAGTCTTGGGAAGCGGAGTTGCGTTGGTGGTTCTGAAACGGTCGAGTGATGCGTTGAGGGATGGAGATTCGATTTATGCTGTGATTAAAGGAACCGCGGTCAATAACGACGGTGCAGCCAAGGTTGGATTTACCGCTCCCAGTGTGGAAGGGCAGGCCAGGGTCATTGCAGAAGCGCAGGCGGTCGCGGGTGTTTCAGCGGAAACGATCAGCTATGTGGAAGCACATGGAACAGGAACTTCGCTGGGAGATCCCATCGAAATCACGGCCTTAACCAGGGCATTTCGCGCGAGCACGAATAAAAAGGGATATTGTGGCATTGGCTCAGTCAAAACCAATATCGGGCATCTGGATGCTGGAGCAGGGGTGGCAGGAGTCATTAAAACAGCGTTGGCATTGAAACATAAGCTGATCCCGCCCAGTTTAAATTTTGAAATGCCCAATCCGCAGATCGATTTTGCGAACAGCCC is drawn from Pedosphaera parvula Ellin514 and contains these coding sequences:
- a CDS encoding amino acid adenylation domain-containing protein, coding for MDHSLDVFPIEDLGIPADARVKLNSELSRPEDSAGLSCKGGFKLEKNSSAEAGALCIQEMFEKQAALTPEAVAVVCQCRCLTYRELNARANQVAANLRQLNVGPEVMVGICMERSWELLVGILGILKAGGAYLPLDPSYPGSRLSLMLEDAQPLVVLTQAKLCRTLPAIGTRTICLDALPTIDEVENPSLLNFPGNVAYVLYTSGSTGRPKGVLIEHRSVVNLLGWAHELYTREELAGVLASTSVCFDLSVFEFFVPLSCGGRVILAENALELPQLPAAGEVTLLNTVPSAMAELLRTRGLPASVRVVNLAGEPLSAQLVDELYRTQPCVRKVYDLYGPTEDTVYTTCALRRPGAPATIGRPLANKQVYILNEQQEPVPVGVPGELFIGGSGLARGYLHQAQLTSEKFIPHPFSADPSARLYRTGDLATYLPDGNIEFIGRVDLQVKIRGHRVELGEIESALNQHPAIRENAVVLRNEADQKRLVGYAVARSKEHPTASELRRFLQGKLPDYMVPSTFVWLSAMPLTVNGKLDRRALPAPNCLRPELDQAYVAPKTELEKFLAGIWCNLLQLDRIGINDKFFELGGDSLQGAEFIAQVEKKLGEQIYVVVLFEAPTIARFTEYLEMHYATAVSRAFGVTHDGSPRELAGGKVNASKLVLARSLIKPLPPRSSGMESRGKAPALFILAPPRSGTSLLRVMLAGNPELFTTSELHLLNFNTLGERKAFFSGKYSLWLEGLIRTVMEIKQCSPEEAAQIIEAYEFQDLSTADMYALLQDWIGGRMLVEKTPAYGLDMEILKRAESDFENALYIHLVRHPAAMVHSFEKNHLDQVYFNYEHCFTAREVGELYWLIVNQNALEFLKNIPSRRQMQMRFEDLVADPSGIMQQMCQNFGMKFHPDMIQPYKDPDKKMLDGVHRQSKSMTDAKLFDYKSIEAKVAQQSVKTDATFLSDLTRELGNRFGYNLDDRAEVAVKEKCGNAANRGHHLIGEQRRLRQAFRERLINQQEIK